The proteins below come from a single Papaver somniferum cultivar HN1 chromosome 11, ASM357369v1, whole genome shotgun sequence genomic window:
- the LOC113324179 gene encoding acyl-CoA--sterol O-acyltransferase 1-like, translated as MDEFSGYDGIILELPLVIHASAARLLLDLEVEPPFGNLLVLSSSFHEFLGRKWNKVTSSLLRPLVYEPVRRITKQGWGIMHELMVFYIIRKQPCGRQLVFFMLQGVGTSVEIYWRRSLNGKWRFNRLASQLILPISFISLSFYLIQPSLEKVRVDLMVGEEIANLTKLLKDVLVS; from the exons ATGGATGAATTTTCTGGTTATGATG GTATAATACTCGAGTTACCTCTCGTCATACATGCTTCCGCAGCGAGGCTTCTGCTCGACCTAGAGGTTGAACCACCATTTGGGAACCTTTTGGTGTTATCATCTTCATTTCATGAGTTTTTGGGGAGGAAATGGAACAAAGTTACTTCAAGTCTTTTACGACCGCTCGTATATGAACCTGTACGACGTATTACTAAACAAGGTTGGGGTATAATGCATGAGTTAATGGTCTTCTATATCATCCGTAAACAACCCTGTGGGCGTCAACTGGTTTTCTTTATGTTACAGGGGGTTGGTACGTCTGTTGAGATTTACTGGAGGAGATCTTTGAATGGGAAGTGGCGGTTCAATCGGTTGGCTTCGCAACTTATCCTTCCTATAAGTTTTATATCGTTATCATTTTACTTGATACAACCTTCGCTTGAGAAGGTTAGGGTTGACCTCATGGTAGGTGAGGAGATTGCTAATCTCACCAAGCTTCTTAAGGATGTACTAGTGAGCTGA